A region from the Paludicola sp. MB14-C6 genome encodes:
- a CDS encoding uroporphyrinogen decarboxylase family protein, which produces MNNQERLKALFNGEKIDRLPVIEWASWWDITTNNWKKEDPSCPLDQQQLFNYFGLDCHYQYWVNLNDGHLPQPEWHGAPLINNETDFESILPHLFSKQSIKNLRKWLICLKSKHDNGEAIVWFSLEGFFWFPRTLFGIENHLYAFYDYPELMHEINTRLVKYYKEVINTIYEILTPDFMSFAEDMSYNHGPMISKNLYNEFMAPYYKQIIPLIKQHGTKVLIDTDGDVEPLIPWFKEVGIDGVLPLERQAGVDVNRIREKYPDWIMMGGYDKTIMCKGEIAMREEFERILPAMKSGKYIPSVDHQTPPDVSLENYKEYVKLLKEYAIKACM; this is translated from the coding sequence ATGAATAATCAAGAAAGACTAAAGGCCTTATTTAATGGTGAAAAAATTGATCGATTACCTGTAATAGAATGGGCATCTTGGTGGGACATAACTACAAATAATTGGAAAAAAGAAGATCCGAGTTGCCCTTTAGACCAACAACAGTTGTTTAATTACTTTGGATTGGATTGTCATTACCAATATTGGGTTAATCTCAATGATGGACACCTACCACAACCAGAATGGCATGGTGCACCACTAATTAACAATGAAACGGATTTCGAATCTATTTTGCCCCATCTGTTTTCTAAACAAAGTATTAAAAATCTGCGTAAATGGTTAATATGCTTAAAATCAAAACACGATAACGGAGAAGCCATTGTATGGTTTAGTTTAGAAGGGTTCTTCTGGTTTCCACGTACTTTATTTGGAATAGAAAACCATCTATATGCATTTTACGATTACCCAGAATTAATGCATGAAATTAATACACGTCTTGTAAAATATTATAAAGAAGTAATTAATACCATTTACGAAATATTAACACCAGATTTTATGAGTTTTGCGGAAGATATGTCTTATAATCACGGACCAATGATTTCAAAAAACTTATATAATGAATTTATGGCACCTTATTATAAACAAATTATTCCGTTGATTAAACAGCATGGCACAAAAGTTCTAATTGATACAGATGGGGATGTTGAGCCTCTCATTCCGTGGTTTAAAGAGGTTGGCATTGATGGCGTTTTACCTCTTGAAAGACAAGCTGGAGTTGATGTTAACAGAATCAGAGAAAAATATCCAGATTGGATTATGATGGGTGGATACGATAAAACAATTATGTGTAAAGGTGAAATCGCAATGCGTGAGGAATTTGAACGAATTTTACCTGCAATGAAATCAGGTAAATATATTCCTTCAGTTGACCATCAAACCCCACCAGATGTTTCTTTAGAAAATTATAAAGAATATGTGAAACTTTTAAAAGAATACGCTATTAAGGCATGTATGTAA
- a CDS encoding TIM-barrel domain-containing protein: MISIEKISNQIFKVTVPPKEEKKPYTKGLVLPQPEFLDSKLAEAFCENGRIYFKRNNKEILLAEYVDSRLTFQIGASDAIYGFGMHQNKRLNHRNETLWMGQKNGRNIVVPFCVSTGGYAILFDYYGFMKIGIDQDCTLETETDQDVVSQTPNRINVRADFDAGFVFYVILEETIQKQIYEYRNLTGSAVMLPKWALGFFQSREHYKTQEEILSIANEFRKRHIPIDCIVQDWNYWGKYGWNALKWDEDNYPDPEKMISEIHNLHQKILLSVWPGFGPETEITAKLEKMSAILERPERFGENWGRNHDPYREDAVDFIWAHMKKSFFDIGIDAWWLDSTEPSFEEDTSLTLLKCNDCAIGENKYHLNTYALQESRNIYKRQRAATDDKRVFILTRSGFAGLQTVGGMVWTGDIEATWEVFRKQIISLLGFSASGMPYSTTDIGGFFVNYPEGNKNEEYRELYIRWYWFGAFSPLFRSHGTSTAREMWFFGDEGTTYYDSQLKANKLRYRLLPTLYSWVYRIWKDNETFMRPLIMDFDDDSNCMNIQDSYILCDNLLVSPITQLGADKKEVYLPKGAEWTDFFTGVRYKGGQIVSIDAPISRIPILVKSGSILLLGEEMEYVNQKRDNRIELHIYSGDNAETLLYRDSGDGYGYEQGDIYTCKIHWNDTERKLIFDEAEGSKEYSYPTRFTIYCDEKFVSEIEYTSKAIDVSIH, translated from the coding sequence ATGATATCAATTGAGAAAATAAGTAATCAAATTTTTAAAGTAACTGTGCCCCCTAAAGAAGAGAAAAAGCCTTATACAAAGGGTCTAGTATTGCCACAACCGGAATTTTTGGATAGCAAACTAGCGGAAGCTTTTTGTGAAAATGGTCGCATTTATTTCAAAAGAAACAATAAAGAAATTCTATTAGCAGAGTATGTGGATAGTAGATTAACTTTTCAAATAGGAGCTAGTGATGCTATATATGGTTTTGGTATGCATCAAAATAAAAGGTTAAATCATAGAAATGAAACATTATGGATGGGTCAAAAAAACGGAAGAAATATTGTAGTTCCATTTTGCGTTTCTACAGGTGGATATGCGATACTGTTTGATTATTACGGTTTTATGAAAATAGGTATTGATCAGGATTGTACTTTAGAAACAGAAACTGATCAGGATGTTGTTTCACAAACACCAAACAGAATTAATGTAAGAGCCGATTTTGATGCAGGTTTTGTCTTTTATGTAATTTTAGAAGAAACTATACAAAAACAAATCTATGAATACCGTAATTTAACTGGTTCTGCCGTAATGTTACCTAAATGGGCACTTGGCTTTTTTCAAAGTAGAGAACATTATAAAACTCAAGAAGAAATATTAAGTATTGCAAACGAATTCAGAAAAAGACATATACCGATTGATTGTATTGTACAAGATTGGAATTATTGGGGTAAATACGGTTGGAACGCATTAAAATGGGATGAAGATAATTATCCAGACCCAGAAAAAATGATCTCCGAAATTCATAACTTACATCAAAAAATATTGCTATCTGTTTGGCCTGGCTTTGGACCCGAAACAGAAATTACTGCTAAGTTAGAGAAGATGAGTGCAATCCTTGAACGTCCAGAACGCTTTGGAGAAAATTGGGGAAGAAATCATGATCCGTATAGAGAAGATGCTGTAGATTTTATATGGGCTCATATGAAAAAGTCATTTTTTGATATTGGTATTGATGCGTGGTGGCTTGATTCCACTGAACCGAGTTTTGAAGAAGATACATCGTTAACTCTATTGAAATGTAATGATTGTGCAATTGGTGAAAATAAATATCATCTAAATACGTATGCATTACAAGAGTCACGCAATATTTATAAGCGACAAAGAGCAGCTACTGATGATAAACGTGTATTTATATTAACTAGAAGCGGTTTTGCAGGTTTACAAACAGTAGGTGGAATGGTATGGACAGGTGATATAGAGGCAACTTGGGAAGTGTTTCGTAAACAAATTATTTCATTGCTCGGATTTTCGGCTTCAGGTATGCCTTACAGTACAACAGATATTGGTGGCTTCTTTGTAAATTATCCAGAGGGAAACAAAAACGAAGAGTATCGTGAACTATATATTCGTTGGTATTGGTTTGGCGCATTTTCGCCTTTATTTCGATCTCATGGTACATCTACAGCTAGAGAAATGTGGTTCTTTGGAGACGAGGGAACTACTTATTATGACTCTCAGTTAAAAGCGAATAAACTTCGTTATCGATTACTGCCAACATTATATAGTTGGGTTTATCGTATTTGGAAAGACAATGAGACATTTATGAGACCATTAATTATGGACTTTGATGATGATTCGAACTGTATGAATATTCAAGACAGCTATATATTATGTGATAATTTGCTAGTTAGTCCAATAACGCAGCTAGGAGCAGATAAAAAAGAAGTGTATCTTCCAAAAGGTGCAGAATGGACAGATTTTTTCACAGGAGTACGTTATAAGGGCGGGCAGATTGTATCTATTGATGCACCAATTTCACGTATTCCAATTTTGGTGAAAAGCGGTAGCATTTTATTATTAGGTGAAGAGATGGAGTATGTAAATCAAAAGAGGGATAACCGTATAGAACTACACATTTACTCTGGTGATAATGCTGAAACATTACTATATCGTGATTCAGGTGATGGATATGGCTATGAACAAGGAGATATATATACTTGTAAAATTCATTGGAATGATACAGAAAGAAAACTTATCTTTGATGAAGCGGAAGGAAGTAAAGAATATTCATATCCTACTCGATTTACAATCTATTGCGACGAGAAGTTTGTATCTGAAATTGAATATACTTCAAAAGCAATTGATGTTTCAATTCACTAA
- a CDS encoding alpha-L-rhamnosidase, producing MIQQAKWITCGSDCEAPVIKKTIVLDNPLSGEIDITGLGYFELYMNGRRVSDDYLVPALSDYQKRSLSKLTYPISDTFTHRIYYMNYDLTSYLCDGENVLEIMLGNGWYRQYERVAEGELSFGDELKALFSATFLSHSGSKVVVNSDGSETYTPSFIIYSNIFIGEVQDARLTNDETVTSHKVTVLPDPDAQLMLQTCPPDRIVRTIVPKLIKSTASLKIYDAGENISGWVRVKATGKEGDHIKLRFSEEIDENGMLDFSSSGVNQIQTDTFICNGKPQVFQPKFVFHGFRYFDISGNSDDLLAAVVNSDVSITSEFDSDNIALNWLYDAYIRTQLANMHSGVPSDCPHRERLGYTGDGQITSDSAMLLLNSNTFYEKWIYDILDCQDVVSGHIQHTAPFMGGGGGPGGWGCAVVVVPYVHYRHFGDRDLLNYCYSYMKKWVNYMMDHSENYLVVREEDKGWCLGDWAAVDEISIPEPFVNSCYFIKSLLILVKISKILEKPDDTKSYIAYIAKVKEALVDNYFDDNTGSFCQGDQGADAYALDICLLDDNRTILNLVAKYEALGYFDTGFLGTDILIDVLFRYGHGTLAFNLLTSDKMGSYSWMKQHGATTLWEYFDGRCSHNHPMFGAPVRQLFYRFLGIQQIETSVAFKNVIISPVIPEGLNSACGKISTLHGDICVSWYKDDCDVNLEVKIPKNVNAIFSYKGKDIALHTGMNTVIFKK from the coding sequence ATGATACAACAAGCAAAGTGGATTACTTGTGGCAGTGATTGTGAAGCACCTGTCATAAAGAAAACAATTGTTCTTGATAACCCACTGTCGGGTGAAATTGACATTACCGGTCTTGGATACTTTGAACTATATATGAATGGTAGACGAGTATCGGATGATTACCTTGTTCCAGCTCTCAGCGATTACCAAAAACGGAGCTTATCAAAGTTAACCTATCCGATTTCAGATACTTTTACTCATAGAATTTATTATATGAATTATGATTTGACCTCATATCTTTGCGATGGAGAAAATGTTTTGGAAATCATGCTGGGAAACGGTTGGTATCGTCAATACGAACGTGTGGCTGAAGGAGAATTATCATTTGGAGATGAACTTAAAGCCCTGTTCTCTGCCACTTTTTTAAGCCATTCCGGTAGTAAGGTTGTTGTAAACTCTGACGGATCTGAAACATATACACCTTCCTTTATAATATATAGTAATATTTTTATTGGTGAAGTGCAGGATGCAAGATTAACAAATGACGAAACAGTAACTTCCCATAAAGTTACTGTTTTACCTGATCCTGATGCGCAACTTATGCTTCAAACTTGCCCTCCAGACAGAATCGTCCGTACAATAGTTCCAAAACTAATTAAGTCAACAGCTTCTTTGAAAATATATGATGCAGGTGAAAATATCAGTGGTTGGGTTCGGGTAAAAGCAACAGGAAAAGAGGGAGATCATATAAAGCTTCGATTTTCAGAAGAAATTGATGAGAACGGAATGCTCGATTTTTCATCAAGCGGAGTAAATCAGATTCAGACAGATACATTTATCTGCAATGGAAAGCCACAAGTTTTTCAGCCGAAATTTGTATTTCACGGATTTCGGTATTTCGATATTTCTGGAAACTCAGATGATCTGCTTGCAGCAGTGGTCAATTCAGATGTATCCATAACATCCGAATTTGATTCGGATAATATTGCGCTGAACTGGCTTTACGATGCCTATATTCGTACACAACTTGCCAATATGCATAGTGGTGTTCCATCGGATTGTCCACATCGTGAACGACTTGGATATACTGGCGATGGACAAATTACTTCTGATAGTGCAATGCTTCTGTTAAACAGCAACACATTTTATGAAAAATGGATTTATGACATTTTGGACTGTCAAGATGTCGTAAGTGGACATATTCAGCATACTGCTCCGTTTATGGGGGGCGGTGGTGGACCCGGCGGATGGGGGTGTGCAGTTGTTGTTGTTCCTTATGTACATTATCGACATTTCGGCGATCGTGACTTACTGAATTATTGTTATTCTTATATGAAAAAATGGGTTAATTATATGATGGACCACAGTGAAAACTATCTTGTAGTGCGTGAGGAGGATAAAGGTTGGTGCCTTGGCGACTGGGCTGCGGTTGATGAAATTTCTATTCCAGAGCCTTTTGTGAACTCCTGCTATTTTATTAAATCGTTATTAATTCTTGTAAAAATTTCGAAAATTCTTGAGAAGCCTGATGATACGAAAAGCTATATTGCATACATAGCGAAAGTAAAAGAAGCCCTTGTTGATAATTATTTTGATGACAATACCGGAAGCTTTTGCCAAGGTGACCAGGGAGCGGATGCCTATGCACTTGATATATGTCTGTTAGACGATAATCGTACAATTTTAAATCTCGTTGCAAAATATGAAGCGTTAGGATATTTTGATACAGGTTTTTTGGGAACCGATATTCTAATTGACGTTTTATTTCGCTATGGGCACGGAACACTTGCCTTTAACTTATTAACAAGCGATAAAATGGGTTCCTACTCATGGATGAAACAACACGGTGCAACAACACTATGGGAATACTTTGATGGGCGTTGCTCTCACAATCACCCAATGTTTGGTGCACCTGTTCGACAGTTGTTCTATAGATTTCTTGGAATCCAACAAATTGAAACATCTGTAGCATTTAAAAATGTTATCATTTCGCCTGTGATTCCAGAAGGACTTAATAGTGCCTGCGGTAAGATAAGCACATTACACGGTGATATTTGTGTATCATGGTATAAAGATGACTGTGATGTAAATTTAGAAGTTAAAATACCCAAAAATGTTAATGCAATATTTAGTTACAAAGGAAAAGATATTGCTTTACATACAGGAATGAATACGGTGATCTTCAAAAAATGA
- a CDS encoding family 78 glycoside hydrolase catalytic domain → MNYPTNFISATTEFCDLEKHVNAPYLRKSFNLEGNTKDAKLIISGLGFYDAYINGKRINKGELMPYISASDDIVFFDEYDVTKYLQKGENVFGAILGNGMHNCLGGGVWDFQKAAWRSAPMLALRFEIQLKNGQKHIIETDDSFKTAPSPITFDDLRCGEDYDANLEQLGWNNIGFDDSNWENVMIRENPKGDYKISNVEPITLQRELKPIDINKISDGVYSYKFYENAAGVVRLKISGTKNQKVTMCYTEMLEDGVPSLSNITFSHGPNRVQTCSYTLKGDKEETYIPRFTYNGFRYVKVTGITDEQATKDLLTYLVWNTNLTEMGNFECSDQVANTLQLMTRRSTLANFFHFPTDCPHREKNGWTGDAALSCEHTLINLTPEKCYRQWLDCIRKAQDKNGAFPGIVPTGGWGFHWGNGPGWDSIITYLPYFMYKYRGDIEVLRENSDSIHRYIEYMKTKINDDGLFAYGLADWCSPKRPAEDPKTPLEVTDSIICIDICDKASFIFEIIGDFERRDNSKSLAKATRNSFRKKYVNSDNMTVSCETQTAQAMALFYNIFTQDEEKQAFVQLLKLIDKEDKHIDCGIFGARVIFHVLSKFGYSDLAYYMITRKEYPSYGAMIDYGNTTLGEFFENIGSYNHHFYGDISNWFITDVLGIKLNPTCKNANEIIISPSFIFSLQYAKGYHNAPAGKISVEYKKSVMKLNWIFQHQN, encoded by the coding sequence ATGAATTATCCAACAAATTTTATTAGTGCTACAACGGAATTTTGTGATTTGGAAAAGCATGTTAATGCACCTTATCTCCGTAAATCATTTAATCTTGAAGGTAATACTAAAGATGCTAAGCTTATTATTAGCGGATTGGGATTTTATGATGCTTATATTAACGGGAAGAGAATAAACAAAGGCGAGTTAATGCCTTACATTAGTGCTTCCGATGATATAGTGTTTTTTGATGAATATGATGTTACAAAATATCTGCAAAAGGGCGAAAATGTATTTGGAGCAATTTTAGGAAACGGAATGCATAATTGTTTGGGCGGAGGCGTTTGGGATTTTCAAAAGGCAGCTTGGAGAAGTGCTCCAATGCTTGCTTTAAGATTTGAGATTCAGCTAAAAAATGGACAAAAACATATAATTGAAACCGATGATAGCTTTAAAACAGCGCCTTCTCCAATTACTTTTGATGATTTACGTTGTGGAGAGGATTATGATGCTAATTTAGAACAACTGGGTTGGAATAATATTGGCTTTGATGATAGCAACTGGGAAAATGTTATGATACGTGAAAATCCGAAGGGCGATTACAAAATTTCAAATGTTGAACCTATAACCTTACAAAGAGAATTAAAGCCAATTGATATAAATAAAATATCTGATGGCGTTTATTCTTATAAATTTTATGAAAATGCGGCTGGTGTAGTGCGCTTGAAAATCAGTGGTACAAAAAATCAAAAAGTCACTATGTGTTATACAGAAATGCTTGAAGATGGTGTACCTTCTCTTTCAAATATTACTTTTTCTCATGGACCAAATAGAGTTCAAACCTGTAGTTATACCTTAAAAGGTGATAAAGAAGAAACATATATACCACGCTTTACTTATAATGGATTTCGTTATGTGAAAGTGACAGGAATAACCGACGAACAAGCAACAAAGGATTTATTAACTTATCTTGTTTGGAATACAAATTTAACTGAAATGGGCAACTTTGAATGTTCGGATCAAGTTGCAAATACATTGCAATTAATGACAAGACGCTCTACGTTGGCAAATTTCTTTCATTTTCCTACTGATTGTCCACATAGAGAAAAAAATGGCTGGACAGGTGATGCGGCATTATCCTGTGAACATACGCTTATAAATCTTACTCCTGAAAAATGTTATAGACAATGGCTTGATTGTATTAGAAAAGCGCAAGATAAAAACGGTGCATTTCCTGGAATTGTTCCAACAGGCGGTTGGGGATTTCATTGGGGTAATGGACCGGGATGGGATTCAATTATTACTTATCTTCCATATTTTATGTATAAATATAGGGGAGATATAGAGGTATTACGAGAAAATTCAGACTCAATTCATAGGTATATAGAGTATATGAAAACTAAAATAAATGATGATGGTTTATTTGCATATGGGCTTGCCGATTGGTGTTCACCAAAACGTCCTGCAGAGGATCCAAAAACTCCACTAGAGGTTACTGATTCTATTATTTGTATAGATATTTGTGATAAAGCTTCTTTTATTTTTGAGATAATAGGAGATTTTGAACGTAGGGATAATTCAAAATCTCTAGCAAAAGCTACTAGAAATTCGTTTAGAAAAAAATATGTAAATTCAGATAATATGACAGTGAGTTGTGAAACTCAAACAGCACAAGCAATGGCATTATTTTATAATATATTTACTCAAGATGAAGAAAAGCAAGCCTTTGTCCAATTGTTGAAGTTAATAGATAAAGAAGATAAGCACATAGATTGTGGAATTTTTGGCGCAAGAGTAATATTCCATGTTTTATCAAAATTTGGTTATAGTGATTTAGCTTATTATATGATAACAAGAAAGGAATATCCAAGTTATGGCGCGATGATTGATTATGGGAATACAACACTAGGGGAGTTCTTTGAAAATATAGGTTCATATAATCATCATTTTTATGGTGATATTAGTAATTGGTTTATCACTGATGTTTTGGGTATAAAGCTAAATCCTACATGCAAAAATGCAAATGAAATAATTATAAGTCCTTCATTTATTTTTTCATTGCAATATGCAAAAGGATATCACAATGCTCCAGCTGGAAAGATATCCGTTGAATATAAAAAATCGGTGATGAAATTGAATTGGATATTTCAACACCAAAATTAA
- a CDS encoding uroporphyrinogen decarboxylase family protein, translated as MEMTPKQRLLSSIKGEQVDRPAFSPFLAYYFQSLPLEIQQAGELAYLQQMGADPLLRGAVCAYKYRHKVCSVNEVILDDKKIVTWITPKGTLYAEYIFAKKSNTWYLTRHPVQRVEDIACLKAYYEDIIVVENIEESNAQVEQLGGNGLQLAILGIEQKSSFQSLLEFWIGTINLIYFCEDEPELIADLLSVMQEKSRKTVEITANSKVSACISWEDSSTGNISPSMYQEFIAPELSNWCDILHNENKLYVQHACGLIKDLLIPMGKQGVDAIESITPPNTGNVTIAEANRILPTNISLIGGIDPVFLLNSSKSQLEKEAVDLIKTCSNRGFVLANSDSCPPGVDYDKFLALSQLVRTKL; from the coding sequence ATGGAAATGACCCCAAAACAAAGACTTCTTTCTAGTATTAAAGGGGAACAGGTAGACAGGCCAGCATTTTCACCTTTTTTGGCTTATTACTTTCAAAGTTTACCCCTTGAAATTCAACAAGCAGGTGAACTTGCATATTTGCAACAGATGGGTGCAGACCCACTCCTGAGAGGAGCAGTTTGTGCTTACAAATATCGTCATAAGGTATGTTCGGTTAATGAAGTAATATTAGATGATAAAAAAATTGTTACTTGGATTACGCCCAAAGGAACTTTATATGCTGAATATATTTTTGCAAAGAAAAGTAATACTTGGTATTTAACACGTCATCCAGTACAACGTGTAGAAGATATTGCATGTCTAAAAGCATATTATGAAGATATTATAGTTGTAGAAAATATTGAAGAATCCAATGCACAAGTAGAACAATTGGGGGGGAATGGACTTCAACTCGCAATACTTGGAATAGAACAAAAATCATCGTTTCAAAGTTTATTAGAATTTTGGATAGGAACAATTAATTTAATTTACTTTTGTGAGGACGAACCTGAATTAATTGCAGATTTGTTGAGTGTCATGCAAGAAAAATCAAGAAAAACAGTAGAAATCACTGCAAACAGTAAAGTATCTGCTTGTATTTCATGGGAAGATAGCTCAACTGGTAATATTAGTCCTAGTATGTATCAAGAATTTATAGCGCCAGAATTAAGTAATTGGTGCGATATTTTGCATAATGAGAATAAATTATATGTGCAGCATGCTTGCGGTTTGATAAAAGATCTACTTATTCCAATGGGAAAACAGGGTGTTGATGCAATAGAATCCATTACACCACCAAACACAGGGAATGTGACAATAGCGGAAGCAAATCGAATTCTACCAACTAATATAAGCTTAATAGGGGGAATAGATCCTGTATTTTTATTAAATTCAAGTAAGAGCCAATTAGAGAAAGAAGCTGTAGACTTAATAAAGACATGTAGTAATCGAGGATTTGTGCTTGCTAATAGCGATAGTTGTCCTCCTGGAGTAGATTATGATAAGTTTCTTGCACTATCTCAACTAGTTCGAACTAAGTTGTAA
- a CDS encoding tyrosine-type recombinase/integrase, which produces MTQEEILEKLTMDIRLRGLSEDTVKEYCTRSGVFMRHFGKPADEMGEKEIRIFLEYLTNKGDLMPASINGYNSALRFLFEVTLEQNLNYKRLPRKKDPIKVPTAFTRDEIVAFLSVIDNIKYKAIFSLTYGSGLRLSEVRKLRIKDIDSENMRLFVYQGKGQRDRWVPMAKASLEVLRRYFKEYQPSHPDGWLFLNNNLRKKVADNYISERAVQDAFKKYHKKAKIKTYGTIHTLRHSYATHLMEDGVNVFFHSANFGPCYFVDNYALS; this is translated from the coding sequence ATGACACAGGAAGAAATTTTAGAAAAGTTAACAATGGATATCAGGTTGAGAGGTCTAAGTGAGGATACTGTAAAGGAGTATTGCACACGAAGCGGAGTATTTATGCGACACTTTGGAAAGCCGGCAGATGAAATGGGAGAAAAGGAAATCAGAATATTTCTTGAGTATCTCACTAATAAAGGTGATTTAATGCCTGCAAGCATAAATGGCTACAACTCTGCACTTAGATTTTTGTTTGAGGTAACATTAGAACAAAACTTAAACTACAAAAGATTACCACGAAAAAAAGACCCAATAAAGGTGCCAACAGCTTTTACACGAGACGAAATAGTAGCGTTTTTATCGGTGATTGATAATATAAAATATAAAGCTATTTTTTCACTAACTTATGGCTCTGGACTCAGATTATCCGAAGTCAGAAAACTAAGAATTAAAGATATCGATAGTGAAAATATGCGGCTTTTTGTATATCAAGGTAAAGGTCAAAGGGATAGGTGGGTGCCTATGGCTAAAGCAAGCCTTGAGGTGCTTCGCAGATATTTCAAAGAATACCAACCAAGTCACCCTGACGGATGGTTATTCTTAAATAATAATTTACGCAAAAAAGTCGCTGATAACTATATTTCAGAAAGGGCAGTGCAAGATGCTTTCAAAAAGTATCATAAAAAAGCCAAAATTAAAACATATGGAACAATACACACATTAAGGCACAGCTACGCTACACATCTAATGGAAGACGGAGTAAATGTTTTTTTTCATTCAGCGAATTTTGGGCCATGCTACTTTGTGGACAACTATGCGTTATCTTAG
- a CDS encoding AraC family transcriptional regulator, translated as MIFLQNYDISLIIACYDNCNSEWSWNSENNHWTGFHLWYITQNSVTIQCDMETFLLEPGDVFLFDLRKNHICRHDPINPVSMYTAYFHCVQTDQLQQQINEGVILKKQHPIDTAMNVTMFQHLCDSRTLFEQEIWFAPILQQIICNTSSQNETVQLVNKICTYLQQNLSEFFSLEMVCLQFGYSKNQLIRLFHKVIGVTPYQYYLDMRLERAKQYLLFSNLSLQEIAENLCFHDISHFVAQFHHKTGYTPVQFVLNQRKSLTQQK; from the coding sequence ATGATATTTTTACAAAACTACGACATTTCTTTAATTATTGCGTGTTATGATAATTGTAACTCAGAATGGAGTTGGAACTCTGAAAACAATCACTGGACAGGTTTTCATTTATGGTATATTACTCAAAACTCAGTAACTATACAGTGTGATATGGAAACTTTTCTTCTAGAGCCGGGCGATGTTTTTCTTTTTGACTTAAGAAAAAATCACATCTGTCGGCATGACCCCATTAACCCTGTTTCTATGTATACTGCATACTTTCATTGTGTTCAAACAGATCAACTGCAACAACAAATTAACGAAGGAGTAATTTTAAAAAAGCAACATCCAATTGATACTGCAATGAATGTAACAATGTTCCAACATCTATGTGATAGCAGAACTCTTTTTGAACAGGAAATATGGTTTGCACCTATTCTACAACAGATTATTTGCAATACTTCATCTCAGAATGAAACGGTTCAATTAGTAAATAAAATATGTACTTATTTACAACAAAATTTATCGGAATTTTTTTCATTAGAAATGGTTTGTTTACAGTTTGGATACAGCAAAAATCAGTTAATACGACTTTTTCATAAAGTTATAGGTGTTACTCCATATCAATACTATCTAGATATGCGTTTAGAACGAGCTAAGCAATATTTGTTGTTTTCAAATCTTAGTTTGCAAGAAATTGCAGAAAATCTTTGCTTTCACGATATCAGCCATTTCGTAGCCCAATTTCATCATAAAACAGGTTACACGCCCGTACAATTTGTTTTAAATCAAAGAAAAAGTTTAACACAACAAAAGTGA